From one Desulfovibrio litoralis DSM 11393 genomic stretch:
- a CDS encoding type I secretion system permease/ATPase, with the protein MGQQAAQQLGSIYGATPPRGVSIPPNPSDIDYDPPLIQCIATLFKLNGKPVSTKLLVAGLASQDGEISPSACLRSARNAGLQCKTVYRPDINSISKMTLPCILLLKDGRACVLTRIEGVRGEILLPETDLQPRSIAMSDLQEDYIGYAIYAKPDVVLDRRASNIKLLNSKRWFWDTFFNFMPMYSHVFLGSIVINLLTIAGPLFFMNVYDRVVPHKAISTLWVLAIGYATGLTFDFIIRNLRSFFTDAAGRNADIVLASKIMQQLLSIRLDNKPDSTGSLVNNIREFESLREFFSSTTLLALIDLPFLIIFLIIVSYIGGVISIVAWVAVPVIVGVGIYLQYPLQTNTEKSFKENMQKNALLVEIVNGLETVKTSMAEGKVQDRWEKIVGESARSMAQNKRLSNFSMTFTMFASQIVSVSLIIWGIYQIKEGALTQGALIGANMLVGRAMAPLSQIASMFSRLQQSRMSLKALDVLMTLPTERIEPGSYVEFGHLEHSIALENVSFKYPNSERLALDGVNIKIKPGEKVGIIGRMGSGKSTLGRLIVGLYQPTEGAIKFGGVDIRQMDTSELRSRVGYLSQDNYLFYGTVRENIAFGVVNADDRMILRAANISGVTDFVRGHPAGFGMPVGERGMALSGGQRQSVAIARSLLHDPDVLILDEPSSNMDNSSELALKQRLAGTLGSKTVLLITHRLSMLDIVDRLIIIDGGKVVADGPKKTVLNSLTSNVANQKNLKTQTQPINAATNAPQEGHGTTPRPANVAQGAGE; encoded by the coding sequence ATGGGACAACAGGCTGCACAACAGCTTGGCAGTATTTATGGTGCTACTCCGCCAAGAGGTGTAAGCATTCCCCCAAACCCTTCTGATATTGATTATGATCCGCCCCTGATCCAGTGTATTGCAACTTTGTTTAAATTAAACGGTAAACCTGTTTCCACTAAGTTATTGGTGGCAGGGTTGGCTTCGCAAGACGGGGAAATAAGTCCGTCTGCTTGTTTGCGTTCTGCTCGCAATGCCGGTTTACAATGTAAAACCGTTTATCGTCCTGATATAAACAGTATTTCTAAAATGACTTTGCCTTGTATTTTGCTTTTAAAAGACGGACGAGCTTGTGTTTTAACCCGTATTGAGGGTGTTAGGGGAGAAATATTACTTCCGGAAACCGACTTACAGCCACGTTCAATAGCGATGAGCGACTTGCAAGAAGATTATATTGGTTATGCTATTTATGCCAAGCCAGATGTTGTTTTAGACAGGCGTGCCAGTAATATTAAGCTTTTAAATTCAAAGCGTTGGTTCTGGGATACTTTTTTTAATTTCATGCCGATGTATTCGCATGTCTTTTTAGGCAGTATTGTTATCAACCTTTTGACTATTGCCGGCCCTTTGTTTTTTATGAATGTTTATGATAGGGTTGTTCCGCATAAAGCTATTTCTACTCTTTGGGTCTTGGCTATTGGTTATGCCACAGGTTTGACTTTTGATTTTATTATTCGTAATTTGCGAAGCTTTTTTACTGATGCCGCCGGTAGGAACGCCGATATTGTTTTAGCCTCAAAAATAATGCAACAACTTTTAAGTATACGCCTTGACAATAAGCCCGATTCTACAGGCTCTTTAGTAAATAATATCAGAGAGTTTGAGTCGTTAAGAGAATTTTTTAGCTCTACAACGTTGTTGGCTTTAATCGACCTTCCGTTTTTAATTATATTTTTGATTATTGTAAGTTATATTGGCGGCGTTATTTCTATCGTTGCTTGGGTGGCTGTTCCAGTGATTGTAGGCGTAGGTATTTACTTGCAGTATCCTTTACAAACCAATACGGAAAAAAGTTTTAAAGAAAATATGCAAAAAAATGCCTTATTAGTTGAAATTGTTAACGGACTCGAAACCGTTAAAACTTCGATGGCAGAAGGCAAGGTTCAAGATCGTTGGGAAAAAATCGTTGGAGAAAGTGCACGTTCTATGGCACAAAACAAACGTTTGTCAAACTTTTCCATGACTTTTACTATGTTTGCCAGTCAAATTGTTAGCGTAAGTTTAATTATATGGGGAATTTATCAAATTAAAGAGGGTGCATTAACTCAAGGTGCTTTAATTGGTGCCAATATGTTGGTTGGGCGTGCTATGGCCCCGCTTTCTCAGATTGCATCAATGTTTTCAAGACTTCAACAATCTCGTATGTCTTTAAAAGCTTTAGATGTTTTAATGACCCTTCCCACAGAGCGGATAGAGCCGGGTTCTTACGTTGAATTTGGTCATCTTGAACACTCTATTGCTTTGGAAAATGTTAGCTTTAAATATCCAAACTCCGAACGTCTTGCTTTAGATGGTGTTAACATAAAAATTAAACCCGGTGAAAAAGTCGGTATTATCGGACGCATGGGTTCGGGAAAAAGCACACTCGGGCGTTTGATAGTCGGTCTTTATCAACCTACTGAGGGTGCTATTAAATTTGGTGGAGTAGATATTCGCCAGATGGATACTTCGGAATTGCGAAGTCGAGTTGGTTATTTATCTCAGGATAACTACCTCTTTTATGGAACAGTAAGAGAAAATATTGCTTTTGGTGTTGTTAATGCCGATGATAGAATGATTTTGCGTGCTGCAAACATATCGGGCGTAACTGATTTCGTAAGGGGACACCCCGCAGGTTTCGGAATGCCCGTTGGTGAAAGAGGAATGGCCCTTTCAGGCGGTCAAAGGCAATCTGTTGCGATTGCACGTTCTTTGTTGCATGATCCTGATGTATTAATTCTTGATGAACCTTCAAGTAATATGGACAATAGTTCTGAACTTGCTTTAAAACAACGTTTGGCGGGAACTTTAGGTTCAAAAACCGTTTTGTTGATCACACACCGCCTCAGTATGTTGGATATTGTCGATAGGCTTATCATTATTGATGGTGGCAAGGTTGTTGCCGACGGTCCTAAAAAAACAGTTTTAAACTCTTTAACTTCCAATGTTGCAAATCAGAAAAACCTAAAAACTCAAACACAGCCTATTAATGCTGCAACAAATGCTCCTCAAGAAGGTCATGGCACTACTCCAAGACCTGCGAATGTTGCACAAGGAGCTGGTGAATAA
- a CDS encoding HD-GYP domain-containing protein, giving the protein MSENVAGMTVDKKSVKMTSRPGLVWFGVIIILSMVAASFVAAYIHIGNYKSDQEKQLKQRVVLFTDGRAYSSGDWIKRIVEAAAVLINSDTFKIFAAEVDQYQGNIIDLLIATPKADTSDSDSSQLSGQLPYLRSLLDDFVKLQGFNSARIMNAKAQIYLSTDPSDPKNIVLLEKLAGEVLKDGKMRISPIRKGENGLMVDFLFPMVSDQFDNTHPKTVSILILTKDMGSKISDWLASSSYSEDKDMQTFLVQRYNNSFSFVNAKGDISDLSSSPLTSDSLLPFEVRPNLYGTDKVYSLGQFVGEKDAAPEWWIVAEFSEKIFTTAIAQTVATTYSMAGLFSLVVLFMGGMAWWWLIGSDQKKIAGQLSELYNVIETQKRLLDGINASISDPISFSDANGIYRYVNPAFAKAVGREPQTIIGLDAAAIFGFDTAKRLNVADHQALLTGEVITTQETLWLLSQRYYFQISKSPLRDENTREIIGIVAVFRDITKLLEAQEHSRRMVQQTIDALVRAIEESDTFLGGHSRLMGSVASVVGKAMNLSEPDMATIEAAANLSQVGKMFVPREILTKQGALTPEEKARMEQHVEYAKEILKDIEFDLPVVEAIYQMHERLDGKGYPRGLNGGNIGIHARILAIANTFTAMARPRSYRSAIPVSDVISFLEAHPESYDINIVSVLKDILKTPTGERIAQMMATSKVNS; this is encoded by the coding sequence ATGTCAGAAAATGTTGCAGGCATGACCGTAGATAAAAAGAGTGTTAAAATGACTTCACGTCCGGGCTTGGTTTGGTTCGGAGTTATCATTATTTTAAGTATGGTGGCGGCATCTTTCGTGGCTGCTTATATCCATATCGGAAACTACAAATCTGATCAAGAAAAACAGTTAAAACAACGTGTTGTGTTGTTTACTGATGGTCGTGCATATAGTTCCGGCGATTGGATTAAGCGTATTGTTGAAGCGGCCGCAGTTTTAATTAATTCAGATACTTTCAAAATTTTTGCAGCAGAAGTTGATCAATATCAGGGTAATATAATAGATTTATTGATTGCTACGCCTAAAGCCGATACTTCCGATTCTGATTCTAGCCAACTTTCCGGTCAACTTCCATATTTGCGTTCTTTGTTAGATGACTTTGTAAAGCTTCAAGGTTTTAACTCTGCTCGGATTATGAACGCTAAAGCACAAATTTATCTTTCTACTGACCCTTCTGACCCCAAAAATATTGTCTTGCTTGAAAAACTGGCAGGCGAAGTTTTAAAAGACGGAAAAATGAGAATTTCGCCTATTAGAAAAGGGGAAAACGGCTTAATGGTCGATTTTCTTTTTCCCATGGTTTCCGACCAGTTTGACAACACACACCCAAAAACAGTTTCTATTTTAATTCTTACCAAAGATATGGGTTCAAAAATATCTGATTGGCTTGCCTCTTCATCTTATAGTGAAGATAAAGACATGCAGACTTTTTTGGTTCAACGTTATAATAATAGTTTTTCCTTTGTTAATGCCAAGGGTGATATCTCTGACTTATCAAGCTCTCCGCTGACCAGTGATTCCCTCTTACCATTTGAAGTAAGACCTAACCTCTATGGGACAGACAAGGTTTATTCTTTAGGACAATTTGTCGGAGAAAAAGACGCTGCTCCTGAGTGGTGGATTGTAGCTGAGTTTAGTGAAAAAATATTTACAACTGCGATTGCTCAAACTGTTGCTACTACTTACAGTATGGCGGGGCTTTTTTCTTTAGTTGTTCTTTTTATGGGCGGAATGGCTTGGTGGTGGCTGATTGGAAGCGATCAAAAGAAGATTGCCGGACAACTCTCTGAGTTATATAATGTTATTGAAACTCAAAAAAGATTGCTTGACGGAATAAACGCAAGTATCTCAGACCCGATATCGTTTTCTGATGCCAACGGTATTTACCGTTATGTTAACCCGGCTTTTGCCAAGGCTGTTGGACGTGAACCTCAAACGATTATTGGTCTTGATGCTGCGGCTATTTTTGGGTTTGATACGGCAAAACGCTTAAACGTTGCTGATCATCAGGCTTTATTAACAGGCGAGGTAATAACAACTCAAGAAACTCTTTGGCTTTTATCTCAGCGTTATTATTTCCAGATTTCCAAATCGCCGTTGCGAGATGAAAATACAAGAGAAATTATTGGTATTGTTGCTGTATTTAGAGATATTACCAAATTGCTTGAAGCACAAGAACACTCAAGACGTATGGTTCAACAAACCATTGATGCTTTGGTCAGGGCGATAGAAGAGTCAGATACTTTCTTGGGCGGACATTCTCGCTTAATGGGTAGTGTGGCTTCCGTAGTCGGAAAGGCGATGAATCTTTCCGAACCTGATATGGCAACAATTGAAGCGGCCGCTAACCTTTCACAGGTTGGTAAGATGTTTGTTCCAAGAGAAATCTTGACTAAACAGGGTGCTTTAACGCCTGAAGAAAAAGCCAGAATGGAACAACACGTTGAATATGCTAAAGAAATATTAAAAGATATTGAGTTCGATTTGCCTGTTGTTGAAGCAATTTATCAAATGCACGAACGACTTGACGGAAAGGGTTATCCTCGTGGCTTAAACGGAGGAAACATAGGTATTCATGCCCGTATTTTGGCAATTGCCAATACCTTTACGGCTATGGCAAGACCAAGATCTTATCGTTCGGCTATTCCTGTTAGTGATGTAATCTCCTTTTTAGAAGCACATCCGGAAAGCTATGATATTAATATTGTATCGGTTCTAAAAGATATATTAAAAACACCAACCGGTGAACGTATAGCTCAGATGATGGCAACATCTAAAGTTAATTCATAA
- the ftsH gene encoding ATP-dependent zinc metalloprotease FtsH, producing MNQTSRNFFFSVAFLLLIIVLFQTFNQPQDSPDKIDYSAFIEKVEQKDITSVVIQGQKLTGEGIDNKKFQSYAPIDPKMVERFFANKLRIKAEPVEDSAWYSIFISWLPMLIFIGIWIYFIRQMQGGGGKAMSFGRSRARLLNQETPKVTFKDVAGVDEAKEELSEVVDFLSNPKKYTRLGGRIPKGILLVGPPGTGKTLLARAVAGEAGVPFFSISGSDFVEMFVGVGASRVRDLFVQGKKNAPCIIFIDEIDAVGRQRGAGLGGGHDEREQTLNQLLVEMDGFESNEGVILIAATNRPDVLDQALLRPGRFDRQVVVPVPDLQGRLTIFQVYGKKTKLASDVDLDILARGTPGFSGADIENLVNEAALNAAKLNKDLVYMDDFESAKDKVIMGKERRSLFMTEEERKTTAYHESGHALIGKLLPYGDPLHKVTIIPRGRALGLTMNLPERDVLTRRREYFENSMVMILGGRAAELIVFNQLTTGASNDIVQVTKMARKMVCDWGMSDAIGPVFVSDNDGGEVFIGRDWGQMRHVSDETARLIDAEIKRMITVAAEQAERLLRENRDVLDRMATALLERETLTSSEVDIIIKNEDLPPLILNEGKQPAQPDEKTNDNDNNKPDTTQKPAEFRLEDAPADQSTNSQENVKKTEEKSEDK from the coding sequence TTGAATCAAACTTCTCGTAACTTTTTCTTCTCTGTAGCTTTTCTGTTGCTAATTATTGTCTTGTTTCAAACTTTTAACCAGCCACAAGATTCACCGGATAAAATTGATTATAGTGCTTTTATAGAGAAAGTTGAACAAAAGGATATTACCAGTGTGGTTATCCAAGGGCAAAAGCTCACAGGCGAGGGAATAGACAACAAAAAATTCCAAAGCTATGCACCTATTGACCCTAAAATGGTAGAACGCTTTTTTGCCAATAAATTGCGTATTAAAGCAGAGCCCGTCGAAGATTCCGCTTGGTATAGCATTTTTATCTCTTGGTTGCCGATGTTGATTTTTATCGGTATCTGGATCTATTTTATTCGCCAGATGCAGGGCGGCGGCGGAAAGGCTATGTCTTTCGGGCGTTCTCGTGCCAGACTTTTAAACCAAGAAACGCCTAAGGTTACTTTTAAAGATGTTGCCGGGGTTGATGAAGCAAAAGAAGAACTCTCTGAAGTAGTTGATTTTCTTTCAAATCCTAAAAAATATACTCGCCTTGGTGGAAGAATTCCTAAAGGTATCTTGCTTGTTGGTCCTCCGGGAACGGGTAAAACTCTTTTAGCCAGAGCCGTCGCCGGCGAGGCGGGCGTTCCTTTCTTTTCTATTTCCGGTTCTGACTTCGTAGAAATGTTTGTCGGGGTTGGGGCTTCGAGAGTTAGAGATTTATTTGTTCAAGGTAAAAAAAATGCACCTTGTATTATTTTTATAGATGAAATTGATGCGGTCGGTCGTCAGCGTGGAGCCGGTTTAGGCGGCGGACACGACGAACGTGAACAAACCTTAAACCAACTTTTGGTTGAGATGGACGGTTTTGAATCTAACGAAGGCGTTATCTTGATAGCGGCAACAAACCGCCCAGATGTTTTGGATCAAGCCTTATTGAGACCGGGACGTTTTGACCGTCAGGTTGTTGTTCCCGTGCCTGACCTTCAAGGTCGTCTTACAATCTTCCAAGTTTACGGAAAGAAAACCAAATTGGCGAGTGATGTTGATCTTGATATTCTTGCCAGAGGAACTCCGGGTTTTTCCGGTGCTGATATTGAAAACTTAGTAAACGAAGCTGCTTTAAATGCCGCTAAGTTAAACAAAGATTTAGTTTATATGGACGATTTTGAAAGTGCAAAAGATAAAGTAATTATGGGTAAAGAACGTCGTAGCCTGTTTATGACAGAAGAAGAACGAAAAACTACTGCATATCACGAATCAGGACACGCACTTATCGGAAAACTTCTCCCTTACGGCGATCCTTTGCATAAAGTTACGATTATTCCTCGTGGGCGGGCTTTGGGTTTAACTATGAACCTGCCTGAACGTGATGTTTTAACCAGACGTAGAGAATATTTTGAAAACTCAATGGTAATGATTTTAGGTGGACGTGCCGCTGAATTAATAGTTTTTAACCAACTTACGACCGGAGCCTCAAACGACATTGTTCAAGTTACTAAAATGGCTAGAAAAATGGTTTGCGATTGGGGAATGAGTGATGCTATCGGTCCTGTTTTTGTGAGTGATAACGATGGTGGCGAAGTCTTTATCGGGCGTGATTGGGGACAAATGCGTCATGTTAGCGACGAAACCGCTCGTTTGATCGACGCTGAGATTAAACGTATGATTACTGTTGCGGCTGAACAAGCTGAACGCCTTTTAAGAGAGAACAGAGACGTGCTTGATCGTATGGCTACTGCGTTGTTAGAGCGTGAAACTTTGACTTCCTCCGAAGTAGACATTATTATTAAAAACGAAGATCTTCCTCCGCTGATCTTAAATGAAGGGAAACAACCAGCTCAACCAGATGAAAAAACTAACGATAATGACAACAATAAACCTGATACAACCCAGAAACCAGCAGAGTTTAGACTAGAAGATGCCCCTGCTGATCAAAGCACAAATTCGCAGGAAAATGTGAAAAAAACTGAAGAGAAATCTGAGGATAAGTAA
- the folP gene encoding dihydropteroate synthase, translating to MGIVNVTPDSFSDGGSYFELDKAKEHVLELCEQNVDILDIGAESTRPFATPVSVDDEIERLKPLLSFIQAQRQDPESVLKDIPVSIDTFKAKTAEFVIACDAEIINDVSGGVFDSEMKNVLAEQKPAYILGHSPKKPQEMQKRPSYQNVVEEILSFFETQMNLLVQAGLPETHIALDPCFGFGKNLEHNIAIFKAIPRFMSLKRPLVVGLSRKAMLRQLLAHESLHKETMDKATQIALSLIFERCVGDGVIIHRVHNVLGAAQAFQLSSQL from the coding sequence ATGGGCATTGTCAACGTTACTCCGGATTCGTTTTCAGACGGCGGTTCTTATTTTGAGTTAGACAAAGCGAAAGAGCATGTCTTGGAACTTTGTGAACAAAATGTTGATATTTTAGATATAGGGGCAGAAAGCACCAGGCCTTTTGCGACTCCCGTTTCTGTTGATGATGAAATTGAACGCCTGAAACCTCTATTAAGTTTTATTCAAGCACAAAGGCAAGACCCAGAGTCTGTGTTAAAAGATATTCCCGTTTCAATTGATACTTTTAAAGCAAAAACCGCAGAATTTGTAATCGCCTGTGATGCGGAAATTATTAATGATGTCTCAGGCGGGGTTTTTGATAGTGAAATGAAAAATGTTTTGGCGGAACAAAAACCGGCATATATTTTGGGGCATAGTCCGAAAAAACCTCAAGAGATGCAAAAACGTCCTTCATACCAAAATGTTGTGGAAGAAATATTGAGTTTTTTTGAAACACAAATGAATTTATTAGTTCAAGCCGGTCTTCCCGAAACTCATATTGCCCTTGACCCTTGTTTTGGTTTTGGAAAAAATTTAGAACATAACATAGCAATTTTTAAAGCTATTCCTAGATTTATGAGTTTAAAGCGTCCGCTTGTCGTGGGCTTGTCTCGAAAGGCAATGTTGCGTCAACTTTTAGCCCATGAAAGTTTGCATAAAGAAACAATGGATAAAGCGACTCAAATAGCCCTTTCGCTTATTTTTGAACGTTGTGTGGGTGATGGTGTGATAATTCATAGGGTGCATAATGTGCTTGGTGCGGCTCAAGCCTTTCAGCTTAGTTCGCAGTTATAG
- a CDS encoding HlyD family type I secretion periplasmic adaptor subunit translates to MFKNIFSDKEHKEDLEFMSEVDAALNRKAHPLTYIISVSILIFFIVLIFWAGHAPIDQMTRGMGTVVPSQRVEEIKNPDTSMLNIQSVNVKENQIVAPGDVLVVLSNEQAKSVVEDALNKKAEHTAALIRLEAEYNDTEPVFPQELIDVNPVLVQDQKALFFSRNADREAEESRLNAQLDQKKQEVQSAMELKKQNEDSLANALQRRNIAAPLVAKGTFPRLQFLDIEQQVNSLRSEVERAAGQIISAQRGVAEVEAQIDQVTTRLNSQIQEEIAKRRSELNSITQMLVASQDRASRTTLTATKRATVKRILLNSGPVQGGQAILELLPLDGTLLIEAKIAPADIGFIHKDQKAMIKFTSYDFTVFGGLEALVESISVDTIEDKKGEIFYTVKLRTIESELKYKGEPLPIIPGMQASVDIITGQRTVLSYLLKPILKAKEDALRER, encoded by the coding sequence ATGTTTAAAAATATATTTTCAGATAAAGAGCATAAAGAGGATCTTGAGTTTATGAGTGAGGTTGACGCCGCTCTTAATCGTAAGGCTCACCCTTTAACTTATATAATTTCTGTAAGTATTCTGATCTTTTTTATTGTTTTGATTTTTTGGGCGGGACATGCCCCGATTGATCAGATGACTCGTGGTATGGGAACTGTTGTTCCGTCTCAAAGAGTAGAGGAAATCAAAAACCCCGATACAAGCATGTTAAATATTCAATCTGTAAATGTAAAAGAAAACCAGATTGTTGCTCCGGGTGATGTTTTGGTTGTTTTAAGTAACGAACAGGCAAAAAGTGTTGTGGAAGATGCTTTAAATAAAAAAGCTGAACACACAGCCGCTTTAATACGCCTTGAAGCAGAATATAACGATACTGAACCAGTATTTCCGCAAGAATTGATAGACGTAAACCCGGTTTTGGTACAAGACCAAAAAGCATTGTTTTTCTCGCGTAATGCAGACAGAGAGGCAGAAGAGAGTCGCCTTAATGCCCAGCTTGATCAGAAAAAACAAGAAGTTCAAAGTGCTATGGAGCTTAAAAAGCAAAATGAAGACAGTCTTGCCAACGCTTTGCAGCGTCGTAATATCGCCGCACCATTAGTGGCAAAAGGAACTTTTCCTCGTTTACAGTTTTTAGATATAGAACAACAAGTAAACAGTTTGCGATCAGAGGTAGAAAGAGCCGCCGGGCAAATTATCAGTGCTCAACGTGGAGTCGCTGAGGTAGAAGCCCAAATTGATCAAGTAACAACACGCTTAAATTCTCAAATTCAAGAAGAAATAGCCAAACGCCGTAGCGAGCTAAACTCTATTACGCAAATGCTTGTTGCGAGCCAAGATAGAGCCAGTCGTACAACTTTGACTGCTACTAAAAGAGCTACGGTTAAGAGAATTTTGTTAAACTCAGGCCCTGTTCAGGGCGGTCAGGCTATTTTAGAGTTATTGCCTTTAGACGGAACTTTATTGATAGAAGCTAAAATAGCCCCGGCTGATATTGGTTTTATCCATAAAGATCAGAAAGCTATGATTAAGTTTACCAGTTATGATTTTACTGTTTTTGGTGGGCTTGAAGCTTTGGTTGAATCTATTAGCGTTGATACGATAGAAGATAAAAAAGGTGAGATATTTTATACCGTTAAGTTAAGGACTATTGAGTCGGAATTAAAATATAAAGGCGAACCTTTACCGATTATTCCCGGAATGCAGGCGAGCGTAGATATTATAACCGGACAAAGAACAGTGCTTTCATATCTTTTAAAACCTATTCTTAAAGCCAAAGAAGATGCTCTAAGAGAAAGATAA
- a CDS encoding transglutaminase-like cysteine peptidase produces the protein MGLIHKNNQKAVYKIWLIFFALLFLQQGLISILSANSPPRLFGTVEFKTVLKDMPKWQRVLSAEKKNPTFTDQFHTLLPKNLAEKWQTIEKNFPSFSTQEKLKAVNMFFNQWPYRTDSSLFGLEDYWATPKEFLKKSGDCEDYAIIKFFALKYLGIPEEQMRIVVVKDTIRNLGHGVLAVYIDDNIYILDNLSNTPLSHTTIRNYQPAFSLNSQFRWAHLPVKKKK, from the coding sequence ATGGGGCTGATACATAAAAACAATCAAAAAGCTGTTTATAAAATATGGCTGATATTCTTTGCTTTGTTGTTTTTGCAACAAGGTTTAATCAGTATTTTATCAGCCAACTCTCCGCCTCGTTTATTTGGAACCGTTGAATTTAAAACTGTTTTAAAAGATATGCCCAAGTGGCAGAGAGTCTTGAGTGCAGAGAAAAAAAATCCAACGTTTACAGATCAGTTTCATACTTTATTGCCTAAAAATTTAGCAGAAAAATGGCAAACGATAGAAAAAAACTTTCCGAGTTTTTCAACGCAAGAAAAGCTAAAAGCCGTTAATATGTTTTTTAACCAATGGCCGTATCGTACTGATTCAAGCTTATTCGGACTTGAAGACTATTGGGCGACTCCTAAAGAGTTTTTAAAAAAATCAGGAGACTGTGAAGATTATGCAATAATTAAATTTTTTGCTTTAAAATACCTTGGAATCCCTGAAGAACAAATGCGGATCGTGGTTGTAAAAGATACTATTCGTAACCTCGGACATGGCGTTTTAGCCGTGTATATCGACGACAATATTTATATCCTTGATAACCTCTCAAATACGCCTTTATCTCACACCACAATCCGAAACTATCAACCGGCATTTTCATTAAATTCTCAATTTCGATGGGCTCACCTTCCTGTAAAAAAGAAAAAGTAG